The proteins below are encoded in one region of Impatiens glandulifera unplaced genomic scaffold, dImpGla2.1, whole genome shotgun sequence:
- the LOC124917385 gene encoding uncharacterized transmembrane protein DDB_G0289901-like, whose protein sequence is MAKSNESGDKNVEDAEVPPESGDENVKDEEITLESEEVSSESGDKNVEDEEVSSESGDKNVEDEEVSSESGDKNVEDEEVPQAKKKKMTKSGVKKQESAGTSVGTSSERQRNPSKGKEKRVGMRKSLRLELQCSGGPSGRSTDGMGNKKGSLRIRDKSQETRTTSKSGRTPGKDAKRKITGIGKKGNAAAAAGSSSGRQTSKDAKTTLKKVNAAAAGSSSGKQTSKDAKTTLKKGNAAAAGSSSGKQPSKDAKTTLKKGNAAAAGSSSGKQTSKDAKTKKGKAADAGGGSSSGKETNETGKNKKTETNAGGSSGKDEKGKTKKKVEKSDEKSSKSGGTSGKDGNKGHVEGEVAKTKSPGIEKIDGGASSGKSSGSEYNLRKRKRSDESSPEKGAGISSSKKPKTGESSSGSKKESTSSKKDSSKRKSPSAGKK, encoded by the coding sequence ATGGCAAAATCGAACGAAAGTGGTGATAAGAATGTTGAAGATGCAGAGGTTCCTCCTGAAAGTGGTGATGAGAACGTTAAAGATGAAGAGATAACTCTGGAAAGTGAAGAGGTTTCTTCGGAAAGTGGTGATAAAAACGTTGAAGATGAAGAGGTTTCTTCGGAAAGTGGTGATAAAAACGTTGAAGATGAAGAGGTTTCTTCGGAAAGTGGTGATAAAAACGTTGAAGATGAAGAGGTTCCTCAagcaaaaaagaagaaaatgactaaATCTGGTGTAAAAAAGCAGGAAAGTGCTGGAACTAGTGTAGGAACATCTTCTGAAAGACAAAGAAACCCTAGTAAAGGAAAGGAAAAGAGAGTTGGCATGAGAAAGAGCTTAAGACTTGAACTGCAATGTAGTGGTGGTCCAAGTGGAAGATCAACTGATGGAATGGGGAATAAGAAAGGGAGCTTAAGAATTCGCGATAAAAGTCAGGAAACTCGAACCACTTCTAAATCTGGAAGAACCCCTGGTAAAGATGCAAAGAGAAAGATAACTGGAATTGGAAAGAAAGGTaatgctgctgctgctgctggttCATCAAGTGGAAGACAAACTAGTAAAGATGCAAAGACAACTTTAAAGAAAGTTAATGCTGCTGCTGCTGGTTCATCAAGTGGAAAACAAACTAGTAAAGATGCAAAGACAACTTTAAAGAAAGGTAATGCTGCTGCTGCTGGTTCATCAAGTGGAAAACAACCTAGTAAAGATGCAAAGACAACTTTAAAGAAAGGTAATGCTGCTGCTGCTGGTTCATCAAGTGGAAAACAAACGAGTAAAGATGCAAAAACAAAGAAAGGTAAAGCTGCTGATGCTGGTGGTGGTTCATCAAGTGGAAAAGAAACCAATGAAACtgggaagaacaagaagacTGAAACTAATGCTGGAGGAAGCTCGGGTAAAGATGAAAAGGGGAAGACGAAAAAGAAAGTTGAAAAAAGTGATGAGAAATCTTCAAAATCAGGAGGAACCTCTGGTAAAGATGGTAATAAAGGACATGTAGAAGGAGAAGTGGCAAAGACAAAGAGCCCGGGAATTGAAAAGATAGATGGTGGAGCTTCGAGTGGAAAAAGTTCAGGAAGTGAATATAACTTGCGCAAAAGAAAAAGGTCTGATGAATCTTCGCCCGAGAAAGGTGCAGGCATCTCTTCCTCAAAGAAACCAAAAACAGGGGAGAGTTCTTCTGGAAGCAAAAAGGAATCAACTTCTTCTAAGAAGGATTCTTCAAAGAGAAAATCTCCTTCTGCTGGAAAAAAGTAG